Proteins from a genomic interval of Poecile atricapillus isolate bPoeAtr1 chromosome 1, bPoeAtr1.hap1, whole genome shotgun sequence:
- the LOC131574834 gene encoding uncharacterized protein LOC131574834 isoform X2 → MPSLPQDSPAGGLGTGFPVVRGPPSELIGFYITTYEAAFGKRPTGSPQKIEGWRVLGFEPPCERSIHPLLGVHTGSGYVTNNYSALWSLITPHVERQDTDVSTTFEDFKVFGRPDYQRILPQCVDEPECRYPTGFSFSRLRFGEVRPPKSSRENSTWSHCASPTQPDVPQKATELLGFTGTAPRSDLTLPEQPHDVGDAWMDSFPAMCSSTYQPAMGYPAPFAPPELQVGPKGVTTRKEPLTYSTIQNQYLINLSQLAPIAPGWWAQTPIIWAPRSVEGIQIPSPSGFSTNNRPTNLWHISDPLT, encoded by the exons aTGCCGTCCCTGCCGCAGGACTCGCCTGCCGGGGGATTGGGGACGGGGTTCCCCGTGGTGAGGGGCCCACCCTCCGAGCTCATAGGCTTTTATATCACCACCTACGAGGCGGCCTTTGGGAAGAGGCCCACGGGGTCACCCCAAAAGATCGAGGGGTGGCGCGTTTTGGGGTTTGAGCCCCCCTGTGAAAGGAGCATACACCCCCTCCTCGGTGTCCACACTGGCTCAGGATACGTCACCAACAACTACTCGGCGCTCTGGTCCCTGATCACCCCGCACGTGGAGCG GCAGGACACCGATGTGTCCACCACCTTCGAGGACTTCAAGGTCTTTGGGCGTCCGGATTACCAAAGGATCTTGCCCCAGTGCGTGGATGAGCCGGAGTGTCGGTATCCCACTGGCTTCTCCTTTTCCCGCCTCCGTTTCGGGGAGGTGAGACCTCCAAAATCATCcagagaaaacagcacctggagTCACTGCGCCAGTCCTACCCAGCCAG ATGTCCCACAGAAGGCAACGGAGCTGTTGGGCTTCACCGGGACCGCCCCAAGGAGTGACCTCACCCTGCCAGAGCAGCCT CATGACGTTGGTGATGCTTGGATGGATTCATTTCCCGCCATGTGCAGCAGCACT TACCAGCCTGCCATGGGTTACCCCGCCCCCTTCGCCCCGCCGGAGCTCCAAGTGGGACCCAAGGGAGTCACTACCAGGAAG GAGCCGTTGACATACAGCACTATCCAGAACCAGTACCTGATCAACCTCTCACAACTGGCCCCCATAGCACCAG GCTGGTGGGCGCAGACTCCGATCATCTGGGCACCGAGATCCGTGGAGGGCATCCAGATCCCAAGTCCCAGTGGCTTCAGCACCAACAACCGCCCCACCAACCTGTGGCACATCAGTGACCCCCTGAcctga
- the LOC131574834 gene encoding uncharacterized protein LOC131574834 isoform X1, with the protein MPSLPQDSPAGGLGTGFPVVRGPPSELIGFYITTYEAAFGKRPTGSPQKIEGWRVLGFEPPCERSIHPLLGVHTGSGYVTNNYSALWSLITPHVERQDTDVSTTFEDFKVFGRPDYQRILPQCVDEPECRYPTGFSFSRLRFGEVRPPKSSRENSTWSHCASPTQPDVPQKATELLGFTGTAPRSDLTLPEQPHDVGDAWMDSFPAMCSSTYQPAMGYPAPFAPPELQVGPKGVTTRKEPLTYSTIQNQYLINLSQLAPIAPGEFGEGCSPQEEWTPPSPTPPGFSRLVGADSDHLGTEIRGGHPDPKSQWLQHQQPPHQPVAHQ; encoded by the exons aTGCCGTCCCTGCCGCAGGACTCGCCTGCCGGGGGATTGGGGACGGGGTTCCCCGTGGTGAGGGGCCCACCCTCCGAGCTCATAGGCTTTTATATCACCACCTACGAGGCGGCCTTTGGGAAGAGGCCCACGGGGTCACCCCAAAAGATCGAGGGGTGGCGCGTTTTGGGGTTTGAGCCCCCCTGTGAAAGGAGCATACACCCCCTCCTCGGTGTCCACACTGGCTCAGGATACGTCACCAACAACTACTCGGCGCTCTGGTCCCTGATCACCCCGCACGTGGAGCG GCAGGACACCGATGTGTCCACCACCTTCGAGGACTTCAAGGTCTTTGGGCGTCCGGATTACCAAAGGATCTTGCCCCAGTGCGTGGATGAGCCGGAGTGTCGGTATCCCACTGGCTTCTCCTTTTCCCGCCTCCGTTTCGGGGAGGTGAGACCTCCAAAATCATCcagagaaaacagcacctggagTCACTGCGCCAGTCCTACCCAGCCAG ATGTCCCACAGAAGGCAACGGAGCTGTTGGGCTTCACCGGGACCGCCCCAAGGAGTGACCTCACCCTGCCAGAGCAGCCT CATGACGTTGGTGATGCTTGGATGGATTCATTTCCCGCCATGTGCAGCAGCACT TACCAGCCTGCCATGGGTTACCCCGCCCCCTTCGCCCCGCCGGAGCTCCAAGTGGGACCCAAGGGAGTCACTACCAGGAAG GAGCCGTTGACATACAGCACTATCCAGAACCAGTACCTGATCAACCTCTCACAACTGGCCCCCATAGCACCAGGTGAGTTTGGGGAGGGTTGCAGCCCCCAGGAGGAGTGGACACCCCCCTCACCAACCCCTCCTGGATTTTCCAGGCTGGTGGGCGCAGACTCCGATCATCTGGGCACCGAGATCCGTGGAGGGCATCCAGATCCCAAGTCCCAGTGGCTTCAGCACCAACAACCGCCCCACCAACCTGTGGCACATCAGTGA
- the SDHAF2 gene encoding succinate dehydrogenase assembly factor 2, mitochondrial, with the protein MAAARLCSLRRHLLWPLIPQRGYRGDSPTDSGKDVLEIPLPPWQERPDEPLDTKRARLLYESRKRGMLENCILLSLFAKENLARMSEEQLNRYDRLINEPSNDWDIYYWATEAKPTPAEFETDVMAMLREFAKNRNREQRLRQPDLEYLFEPPR; encoded by the exons ATGGCGGCGGCCAgg ctctgctcgCTGCGCCGGCATCTCCTGTGGCCACTGATCCCGCAGCGCGGCTACCGGGGCGATTCCCCCACGGATTCCGGGAAGGACGTGCTGGAGATCCCGCTGCCCCCCTGGCAGGAGCGTCCGGATGAGCCTCTGGACACCAAGAGAGCCCGGCTGCTGTACGAGAGCAGGAAGAGGGGGATGCTGGAAAACTGCATCCTGCTCAG CCTCTTTGCCAAGGAAAACCTGGCGCGCATGAGCGAGGAGCAGCTGAACCGCTACGACCGCCTCATCAATGAGCCCAGTAACGACTGGGACATTTATTACTGGGCCACTG aaGCGAAGCCGACGCCGGCGGAATTTGAGACTGACGTGATGGCCATGCTGAGGGAATTTGCCAAAAACAGGAACAGGGAGCAGAGGCTCCGGCAGCCAGACCTGGAATATCTGTTTGAGCCACCACGCTGA
- the CPSF7 gene encoding cleavage and polyadenylation specificity factor subunit 7 isoform X1, protein MGFGAHRDLGTPPPPCPRGLTDPLPLLPRAPSVSWLRPVPARAPAFPASGNMSEGVDLIDIYADEEFTQDPEFSNADQMDLYDDVLAASSQPQEKRSSSSEAPPEIRQEPSPKPNSKPPAILYTYSGLRNKRAAVYVGSFSWWTTDQQLIQTIRSVGVYDVVELKFAENRANGQSKGYAEVVVASENSVHKLLELLPGKILNGDKVEVRLATRQNLSQFEAQARKRVPPRAHSRDSMDAVDGRATPTENALPPARMEKPPSVLPFFSRPPALPLMGLPPPPMPPPPPLSSAFGVPPPPPGIPYQHLLPPPPRLPPPLAVPPPGAVPPALHLNPAFFPPPTAALGPPPDTYGKAMAPYNHSSRELGPPIPAVSEGEFEEIMNRNRAISSSAISKAVSGASAGDYSNAIETLLTAIAVIKQSRVASDERCRVLLSSLKDCLHGIEAKSYSSSSSSSSRKRHRSRERSPSRSRESSRRHRDLLHSDDRHEDYFQERSREHERHRDRDRDRDRHH, encoded by the exons atgggatttggggcacacagggatttggggacccccccgcCACCGTGTCCCCGAGGCCTCACTGaccccctgcccctccttccCAGAGCACCTTCCGTGTCCTGGCTCCGCCCGGTCCCAGCCCGGGCTCCCGCTTTTCCCGCCTCTGGAAATATGTCCGAGGGAGTGGATCTGATTGACATCTACGCCGACGAGGAGTTCACCCAG GACCCGGAGTTCAGTAATGCTGACCAGATGGATCTCTACGACGACGTGTTAgcagccagctcccagccccaggaaaaGCGTTCCAGCAGCTCGGAAGCGCCTCCAGAGATCCGTCAGGAGCCGTCTCCCAAGCCCAACAGCAAACCCCCAGCCATCCTGTACACCTACAGCGGACTCCGGAACAAGAGGGCCGCCGTCTACGTTGGGAGCTTCTCCTGG TGGACGACTGACCAACAGCTGATCCAGACCATCCGCTCCGTCGGAGTCTACGACGTGGTGGAACTGAAATTCGCGGAGAACCGAGCCAATGGCCAATCCAAGGG GTATGCGGAGGTGGTGGTCGCCTCCGAGAACTCGGTCCATAAactcctggagctgcttcccGGAAAGATCCTGAATGGAGACAAGGTGGAGGTGAGGCTGGCGACCCGTCAGAACCTGTCGCAGTTCGAGGCTCAGGCTCGCAAAC GTGTGCCACCACGGGCCCACTCCCGAGATTCCATGGATGCAGTGGACGGCCGGGCGACGCCGACAGAGAACGCGCTGCCCCCTGCCCGCATGGAGAAGCCCCCCTCAGTCCTGCCCTTCTTCAGCCGCCCCCCTGCGCTGCCCCTCATGGGGCTGCCCCCCCCTCCCATGCCCCCCCCGCCTCCCCTCTCCTCCGCTTTCGGAGtccctccacctcctcccgGAATTCCCTACCAGCACCTGCTGCCGCCGCCACCCCGGCTGCCCCCGCCCCTGGCTGTGCCCCCGCCGGGAGCTGtgccccctgccctgcaccTCAATCCCGCCTTCTTCCCGCCGCCCACcgctgccctgggaccccctccGGACACCTACGGCAAGGCCATGGCTCCCTACAACCACAGCAG CCGGGAGCTGGGCCCGCCGATCCCGGCTGTGAGCGAAGGCGAGTTTGAGGAGATCATGAACCGCAACCGCGCCATCTCCAGCAGCGCCATTTCCAAGGCGGTGTCCGGCGCCAGCGCAG GGGATTACAGCAACGCCATCGAGACGCTGCTCACAGCCATTGCTGTCATCAAGCAGTCGCGTGTGGCCAGCGACGAGCGGTGCCGCGtcctcctctcttccctcaAGGATTGCCTGCATGGAATTGAGGCCAAATcctacagcagcagctccagcagcagctccag gaaaagaCACCGATCCCGGGAGCGCTCTCCCAGCCGGTCCCGCGAGAGCAGCCGGCGGCACCGGGATCTGCTCCACAGCGACGATCGGCACGAGGATTATTTCCAGGAGCGGAGCCGGGAGCACGAGCGGCatcgggacagggacagagacagggacCGGCACCACTGA
- the CPSF7 gene encoding cleavage and polyadenylation specificity factor subunit 7 isoform X2 has translation MSEGVDLIDIYADEEFTQDPEFSNADQMDLYDDVLAASSQPQEKRSSSSEAPPEIRQEPSPKPNSKPPAILYTYSGLRNKRAAVYVGSFSWWTTDQQLIQTIRSVGVYDVVELKFAENRANGQSKGYAEVVVASENSVHKLLELLPGKILNGDKVEVRLATRQNLSQFEAQARKRVPPRAHSRDSMDAVDGRATPTENALPPARMEKPPSVLPFFSRPPALPLMGLPPPPMPPPPPLSSAFGVPPPPPGIPYQHLLPPPPRLPPPLAVPPPGAVPPALHLNPAFFPPPTAALGPPPDTYGKAMAPYNHSSRELGPPIPAVSEGEFEEIMNRNRAISSSAISKAVSGASAGDYSNAIETLLTAIAVIKQSRVASDERCRVLLSSLKDCLHGIEAKSYSSSSSSSSRKRHRSRERSPSRSRESSRRHRDLLHSDDRHEDYFQERSREHERHRDRDRDRDRHH, from the exons ATGTCCGAGGGAGTGGATCTGATTGACATCTACGCCGACGAGGAGTTCACCCAG GACCCGGAGTTCAGTAATGCTGACCAGATGGATCTCTACGACGACGTGTTAgcagccagctcccagccccaggaaaaGCGTTCCAGCAGCTCGGAAGCGCCTCCAGAGATCCGTCAGGAGCCGTCTCCCAAGCCCAACAGCAAACCCCCAGCCATCCTGTACACCTACAGCGGACTCCGGAACAAGAGGGCCGCCGTCTACGTTGGGAGCTTCTCCTGG TGGACGACTGACCAACAGCTGATCCAGACCATCCGCTCCGTCGGAGTCTACGACGTGGTGGAACTGAAATTCGCGGAGAACCGAGCCAATGGCCAATCCAAGGG GTATGCGGAGGTGGTGGTCGCCTCCGAGAACTCGGTCCATAAactcctggagctgcttcccGGAAAGATCCTGAATGGAGACAAGGTGGAGGTGAGGCTGGCGACCCGTCAGAACCTGTCGCAGTTCGAGGCTCAGGCTCGCAAAC GTGTGCCACCACGGGCCCACTCCCGAGATTCCATGGATGCAGTGGACGGCCGGGCGACGCCGACAGAGAACGCGCTGCCCCCTGCCCGCATGGAGAAGCCCCCCTCAGTCCTGCCCTTCTTCAGCCGCCCCCCTGCGCTGCCCCTCATGGGGCTGCCCCCCCCTCCCATGCCCCCCCCGCCTCCCCTCTCCTCCGCTTTCGGAGtccctccacctcctcccgGAATTCCCTACCAGCACCTGCTGCCGCCGCCACCCCGGCTGCCCCCGCCCCTGGCTGTGCCCCCGCCGGGAGCTGtgccccctgccctgcaccTCAATCCCGCCTTCTTCCCGCCGCCCACcgctgccctgggaccccctccGGACACCTACGGCAAGGCCATGGCTCCCTACAACCACAGCAG CCGGGAGCTGGGCCCGCCGATCCCGGCTGTGAGCGAAGGCGAGTTTGAGGAGATCATGAACCGCAACCGCGCCATCTCCAGCAGCGCCATTTCCAAGGCGGTGTCCGGCGCCAGCGCAG GGGATTACAGCAACGCCATCGAGACGCTGCTCACAGCCATTGCTGTCATCAAGCAGTCGCGTGTGGCCAGCGACGAGCGGTGCCGCGtcctcctctcttccctcaAGGATTGCCTGCATGGAATTGAGGCCAAATcctacagcagcagctccagcagcagctccag gaaaagaCACCGATCCCGGGAGCGCTCTCCCAGCCGGTCCCGCGAGAGCAGCCGGCGGCACCGGGATCTGCTCCACAGCGACGATCGGCACGAGGATTATTTCCAGGAGCGGAGCCGGGAGCACGAGCGGCatcgggacagggacagagacagggacCGGCACCACTGA
- the TMEM216 gene encoding transmembrane protein 216 isoform X2, whose product MAPRGRHRSSAPLQVLLFLNGWYCATYFLLEAFVFVYKVLLLPYPVSNLVLDIVLLLLYLGIEATRIFFGSKGNLCQRKVPLSLSLALTVPAAVLAVYYLLLQTYSLRLEAFLSAILLLFYGLELLLGFLALLSFSRCRILGTGGPSTGAARKATGALYKRLTTSSEFITQFQPIQRQI is encoded by the exons ATGGCGCCAAGGG GCCGCCATCGCTCTTCGGCTCCGCTGCAGGTCCTGCTCTTCCTCAACGGCTGGTACTGCGCCACATATTTTCTTCTGGAAGCGTTCGTGTTCGTGTACAAAG TGCTCCTCCTGCCCTATCCCGTCTCCAACTTGGTGCTGGACATagtgctgctcctcctctacCTCGGCATTGAGGCCACACGCATCTTCTTCG GCTCCAAGGGGAACCTGTGCCAGCGGAAGGTGCCGCTGTCTCTCAGCCTGGCACTTACAGTGCCGGCAGCTGTGCTGGCCGTGTACTACCTGCTGCTCCAGACATATTCCCTGCGCCTGGAAGCGTTCCTGAGTGCCATCCTGCTCCTTTTCTAcggcctggagctgctcctgggcttCCTGGCGCTGCtctccttctccaggtgccGCATCCTTGGAACTGGGGGacccagcacaggagctgccag GAAGGCAACAGGAGCACTGTATAAAAGACTGACAACGTCATCCGAGTTTATTACACAATTCCAACCTATCCAAAGACAAATCTAA
- the TMEM216 gene encoding transmembrane protein 216 isoform X1 produces MAPRGRHRSSAPLQVLLFLNGWYCATYFLLEAFVFVYKVLLLPYPVSNLVLDIVLLLLYLGIEATRIFFGSKGNLCQRKVPLSLSLALTVPAAVLAVYYLLLQTYSLRLEAFLSAILLLFYGLELLLGFLALLSFSRCRILGTGGPSTGAARNLLPQGFRLPFSHFPLHSLLPGHIPPTFPTLHSTWTPQSLSQLKSLGMWVPPGMLRCFQHLKAGLGSTGAHWRRKRVRDNRCRALPKSLPFPHYPKSHCRKATGALYKRLTTSSEFITQFQPIQRQI; encoded by the exons ATGGCGCCAAGGG GCCGCCATCGCTCTTCGGCTCCGCTGCAGGTCCTGCTCTTCCTCAACGGCTGGTACTGCGCCACATATTTTCTTCTGGAAGCGTTCGTGTTCGTGTACAAAG TGCTCCTCCTGCCCTATCCCGTCTCCAACTTGGTGCTGGACATagtgctgctcctcctctacCTCGGCATTGAGGCCACACGCATCTTCTTCG GCTCCAAGGGGAACCTGTGCCAGCGGAAGGTGCCGCTGTCTCTCAGCCTGGCACTTACAGTGCCGGCAGCTGTGCTGGCCGTGTACTACCTGCTGCTCCAGACATATTCCCTGCGCCTGGAAGCGTTCCTGAGTGCCATCCTGCTCCTTTTCTAcggcctggagctgctcctgggcttCCTGGCGCTGCtctccttctccaggtgccGCATCCTTGGAACTGGGGGacccagcacaggagctgccag AAACCTGCTGCCACAGGGATTCAggcttcccttttcccacttcCCACTTCACTCACTACTCCCTGGACACATCCCTCCCACCTTTCCCACTCTACACTCCACTTGGACTCCTCAGAGCTTGAGCCAGCTCAAG AGTCTGGGAATGTGGGTCCCCCCAGGAATGCTCAGGTGCTTCCAGCACCTCAAAGCTGGTTTGGGAAGCACAGGAGCCCattggaggaggaagagggtgAGGGATAACAGGTGCAGagccctccccaaatccctcccattCCCTCattatcccaaatcccactgtAGGAAGGCAACAGGAGCACTGTATAAAAGACTGACAACGTCATCCGAGTTTATTACACAATTCCAACCTATCCAAAGACAAATCTAA
- the TMEM216 gene encoding transmembrane protein 216 isoform X3: MAPRGRHRSSAPLQVLLFLNGWYCATYFLLEAFVFVYKVLLLPYPVSNLVLDIVLLLLYLGIEATRIFFGSKGNLCQRKVPLSLSLALTVPAAVLAVYYLLLQTYSLRLEAFLSAILLLFYGLELLLGFLALLSFSSTDPY; the protein is encoded by the exons ATGGCGCCAAGGG GCCGCCATCGCTCTTCGGCTCCGCTGCAGGTCCTGCTCTTCCTCAACGGCTGGTACTGCGCCACATATTTTCTTCTGGAAGCGTTCGTGTTCGTGTACAAAG TGCTCCTCCTGCCCTATCCCGTCTCCAACTTGGTGCTGGACATagtgctgctcctcctctacCTCGGCATTGAGGCCACACGCATCTTCTTCG GCTCCAAGGGGAACCTGTGCCAGCGGAAGGTGCCGCTGTCTCTCAGCCTGGCACTTACAGTGCCGGCAGCTGTGCTGGCCGTGTACTACCTGCTGCTCCAGACATATTCCCTGCGCCTGGAAGCGTTCCTGAGTGCCATCCTGCTCCTTTTCTAcggcctggagctgctcctgggcttCCTGGCGCTGCtctccttctccag CACGGATCCCTACTga